In Spirosoma aureum, a single genomic region encodes these proteins:
- a CDS encoding SusC/RagA family TonB-linked outer membrane protein: MSNLFVKALLLTLCLSISGFAQQVTFTGLVRDDTGQPLPGATIVVRGTTQGTTTNAQGTFSVRATATDVLEISSIGFQGTTLTVGNRTNTEISLKKADTMLDEVVVLGYTSTRQKTLTGAAQAVSAKELKDVTANNVGQLLQGKAAGVFVGNSSGDPRTPPKILIRGVGTLTASSNPLYVVDGVIGGIPNPSDIESITVLKDASATALYGARASNGVIVVTTRRGTSGKTQVTARLNKGVGYLSLGNFRLLDGQQLYSLQKQVFQRDRPTANINDYLPAPEKNANTNWFDKAFRPASNTLAELSAAGGSDKSRFFLSGNYYQEDGILKETGLDRFGLRLNFSHNVSEKFRVSLNTAGTYTRGYDNSGGSLYGAYTYLPYDDPYLNGQPYNPVTGAKTWYGRDNANFIYNQQYGTFKENTLSGDLLLKAEYDLLPWLTLTTTNRAQTSIYATETSQDLRGNSAADVFGRLTNYTDRSNTLLTSNLLRFRHSFGGGHSLDGLAGYEYQTYYYQSLGATGKGIFSGLNILDATSQAESINGTKTDNAFSSYLFQANYGYNEKYLVTTSFRRDGSSKFGSNHKYGNFYAVGLTWVASNEAFLRSNPTLNNLKFRLSYGTTGNADGISDYASQGLYNLTGQYAGVPSAYPTRIENPNLSWEVSNNTNLGIDATLWNRLSVSVDLYNRLTDNLLFNRPLQATSGYASITENVGAVLNRGLEVVLSADILQNTALKWRAELNAGMNRNRVTALYGDRTFVANNMRPFAIDQPLNSWYMRRWAGVDPQTGSPLWEKVNADGTSTTTGNYNEATIQFIGSNANPKLFGGIRQVLSWKGLELNAFFTYSTGATLYNGDRNLFDNDGAYDRYNLMALQKGWSRWEKQGDIATHPKYMIGGNNNAQRPSSRFLENGNYLRLRNVSLSYELPTALVKKASLTGVRLTASGDNLFTITNFSGIDPDVTETGEVGTKYPFSKKFVFGVQLSF; the protein is encoded by the coding sequence ATGAGCAATCTTTTCGTTAAAGCGTTGCTACTGACGCTATGCCTAAGCATCAGCGGATTTGCGCAGCAAGTGACGTTTACTGGCCTGGTTCGCGACGATACCGGTCAGCCATTACCGGGTGCGACCATCGTGGTTCGTGGCACAACCCAGGGCACAACCACCAATGCCCAGGGTACATTCTCAGTTCGCGCTACAGCAACCGATGTACTGGAAATCAGTTCGATTGGTTTTCAGGGAACAACCCTGACCGTTGGCAATCGCACCAATACCGAGATTTCGCTCAAAAAAGCCGACACCATGCTCGATGAAGTCGTCGTGCTGGGCTACACCTCCACCCGACAGAAAACACTGACGGGTGCAGCTCAGGCCGTATCCGCAAAGGAGTTGAAAGACGTGACGGCCAACAACGTCGGTCAGTTGTTACAGGGGAAAGCAGCCGGTGTATTCGTTGGCAATAGCTCCGGCGATCCACGGACTCCGCCCAAAATCCTGATTCGGGGTGTGGGCACACTCACGGCCAGTTCCAATCCGCTTTATGTAGTGGATGGCGTTATCGGAGGCATTCCAAACCCCAGCGATATTGAATCGATAACGGTGCTGAAAGATGCATCGGCAACCGCGCTTTACGGAGCACGGGCGTCAAACGGAGTTATCGTTGTTACGACACGCCGGGGGACTTCTGGTAAAACGCAGGTTACGGCTCGATTAAACAAAGGGGTCGGGTATCTGAGTCTGGGCAACTTTCGATTGCTCGACGGTCAACAGTTGTATTCTCTCCAGAAACAGGTATTTCAGCGCGACAGGCCAACAGCCAATATCAATGATTACCTGCCTGCACCGGAAAAGAACGCTAATACCAACTGGTTCGATAAAGCCTTCAGACCCGCCAGCAACACACTGGCCGAGCTAAGTGCAGCGGGAGGCAGCGACAAATCCCGTTTTTTCCTGAGCGGCAACTATTATCAGGAAGACGGTATTTTGAAAGAAACCGGACTGGATCGTTTTGGATTACGACTCAATTTCAGCCATAACGTGAGTGAAAAGTTTCGCGTTAGCCTGAACACCGCCGGAACCTACACGCGTGGATACGATAACAGCGGTGGCTCGCTCTATGGTGCTTACACGTACCTGCCCTACGACGACCCTTACCTGAATGGCCAGCCTTATAATCCGGTAACGGGGGCTAAAACATGGTATGGTCGTGATAACGCCAACTTCATCTACAATCAGCAATACGGCACCTTCAAAGAGAACACACTTTCGGGCGATCTGCTCCTGAAAGCGGAATACGACCTGCTTCCCTGGCTCACACTGACTACGACCAACCGGGCGCAGACTTCTATTTATGCCACAGAAACCAGTCAGGATTTGCGGGGTAACAGTGCTGCCGATGTGTTCGGGCGGCTGACCAATTACACCGACCGCAGCAACACCCTGCTCACGTCCAATCTGCTTCGTTTCCGGCACAGTTTCGGAGGTGGTCATAGCCTCGACGGTTTGGCTGGCTATGAGTACCAGACATACTACTATCAGTCGCTGGGTGCTACTGGCAAGGGAATTTTTTCGGGACTCAATATTCTGGACGCAACCTCGCAGGCCGAGAGCATCAACGGCACCAAAACAGATAATGCCTTTTCGTCCTATCTGTTTCAGGCAAATTACGGCTATAACGAGAAATACCTCGTAACGACTTCGTTCCGTCGCGATGGCTCCTCGAAATTCGGGAGCAACCACAAATACGGCAACTTTTACGCCGTTGGTCTGACCTGGGTGGCTTCCAACGAAGCATTTCTGCGGAGCAATCCTACATTGAATAACCTGAAATTCCGGCTGAGCTACGGCACCACCGGTAACGCCGACGGCATCAGTGATTATGCGTCACAGGGCTTATATAACCTCACGGGTCAGTATGCCGGAGTTCCATCTGCCTATCCAACCCGCATCGAAAATCCGAATCTATCCTGGGAAGTATCGAACAACACGAATTTAGGAATTGACGCTACGTTATGGAATCGTCTGTCCGTCTCAGTCGATCTGTATAACCGCCTGACAGACAACCTGCTCTTCAATCGTCCTTTACAGGCTACAAGCGGCTATGCGTCCATTACAGAGAACGTTGGAGCCGTATTGAACCGGGGCCTTGAGGTCGTTTTATCCGCCGATATCCTTCAGAACACAGCCCTGAAATGGCGGGCCGAACTCAACGCTGGCATGAACCGCAACCGGGTTACCGCCCTCTATGGCGATCGTACTTTTGTTGCGAACAACATGCGCCCTTTCGCCATCGACCAGCCACTGAACAGTTGGTACATGCGTCGGTGGGCGGGCGTCGATCCGCAGACTGGCTCGCCACTTTGGGAAAAGGTGAATGCTGACGGCACATCGACGACAACGGGTAATTACAACGAAGCGACAATTCAGTTTATCGGCAGCAATGCCAATCCGAAACTGTTCGGCGGTATCCGTCAGGTCCTGAGCTGGAAAGGTCTTGAGCTGAATGCGTTCTTCACTTACTCGACGGGAGCGACACTGTATAACGGCGACCGCAACCTGTTCGATAATGACGGCGCGTATGACCGCTATAACCTGATGGCTTTGCAGAAAGGCTGGAGCCGCTGGGAAAAACAAGGCGATATTGCCACACACCCGAAGTACATGATTGGCGGCAACAACAATGCCCAGCGTCCTTCGTCGCGTTTTCTCGAAAATGGCAATTATCTCCGCTTACGCAACGTCAGCCTGAGCTATGAGCTACCGACGGCTTTGGTGAAAAAGGCCAGTCTTACCGGCGTCAGACTGACGGCATCGGGCGATAACCTGTTCACGATCACGAATTTTTCGGGCATTGACCCCGACGTAACAGAAACGGGCGAAGTCGGTACGAAATACCCCTTCAGCAAAAAGTTTGTTTTTGGCGTTCAACTCAGCTTCTAA
- a CDS encoding GHMP family kinase ATP-binding protein: MNKLSIYASTPGRICLYGEHQDYLGLPVIASAISCRIYLTGERIDQPIVRLRLPDIGGQEQINLTDLPLTYRHDRDYFRSAINVLHRAGFQFSQGIDGEVSGQIPINAGTSSSSALLVTWLNVLSQLADNPQMLLPKRLAELAYMAEVLEFGEPGGMMDHYSTALGGIIYLESKPFIRLKTYRAALGTFVLGDSGEPKDTIGILGRVKHGMLRIVKQLTVLNPAFSLHTTNIDEVKKYRNFLTKDDYILLKGTLSNRDILQEALALIQSSDQSVAPLNDIRLGQLLTAHHANLRDAQRISTPKIDRMLDAALTAGALGGKINGSGGGGCMFAYAPDNAEHVAEAIEREGGRAYIVNVDEGTTQLQQPAPVRASGSRLSTK; this comes from the coding sequence ATGAATAAACTATCCATTTATGCCTCAACGCCTGGTCGAATCTGCCTATATGGTGAACACCAGGATTATTTGGGACTGCCCGTCATTGCCAGCGCTATTTCGTGCCGAATTTACCTAACCGGCGAGCGCATCGACCAGCCAATTGTCCGACTACGTTTACCCGACATTGGCGGTCAGGAACAAATTAACCTAACCGATCTACCTCTGACTTATCGGCACGATCGAGATTATTTCCGTAGTGCTATTAACGTGTTGCATCGAGCCGGGTTTCAATTTAGTCAGGGAATAGACGGTGAAGTCAGTGGGCAGATTCCGATTAACGCGGGTACTTCAAGCTCGTCGGCCCTGCTGGTTACCTGGCTAAATGTGCTGAGCCAACTGGCCGATAACCCCCAGATGCTTCTTCCCAAACGACTTGCAGAGCTTGCCTATATGGCCGAAGTTCTTGAATTCGGCGAACCGGGAGGTATGATGGACCACTATTCTACGGCACTCGGCGGTATAATTTACCTGGAATCGAAACCGTTTATCCGACTAAAAACCTACCGTGCTGCTTTAGGAACGTTCGTTCTGGGCGATTCGGGAGAGCCGAAAGATACCATCGGCATTCTGGGACGGGTGAAACACGGTATGTTGCGGATTGTAAAGCAATTAACGGTTCTGAATCCAGCTTTTTCATTACATACGACCAATATCGATGAAGTAAAAAAGTACCGAAATTTTCTAACAAAAGACGATTATATACTTCTGAAAGGAACACTCTCGAATCGTGATATTCTTCAGGAAGCCCTGGCCCTGATTCAGTCGTCCGACCAGTCGGTCGCACCGCTCAATGATATTCGGCTTGGGCAGTTACTCACTGCCCACCATGCCAATCTTCGCGATGCGCAGCGAATTTCGACCCCCAAGATTGACCGGATGCTCGATGCTGCACTGACTGCGGGAGCGCTGGGCGGAAAGATTAACGGCTCGGGCGGGGGCGGGTGTATGTTCGCCTATGCGCCCGATAATGCCGAACACGTAGCTGAAGCGATCGAACGGGAGGGCGGACGAGCCTACATTGTCAATGTAGATGAAGGAACTACTCAACTACAGCAACCAGCACCAGTGAGAGCGTCCGGCAGTCGGTTATCAACGAAGTAA
- a CDS encoding DUF3472 domain-containing protein, translating into MQTGIVTFLYAFAVSVACASNEPDTAAKSSALPNLSDTTLSIPLAGNGFITHTVSGGSEVITAQGLTNWRNSESKASVYFRLDKAEKIAVSLRAKAPSGTSTIRVSVNGKPFSVSLTASDFQTIPVGSIAIPAAGYVKVDLQGAHKSGDSFGEISDLIITGPAANSTIVFANDPANYYWSRRGPSVHLKYAPPAATDVEWFYNEITVPTGEDNIGSYYMANGFSGGYFGIQVNSATERRVLFSIWDPSAGKTTLVRKGPNVTDNGFDGEGTGGQSYLKYNWKAGTTYRFLTHGVPDGSGNTLFSSWFFAPEVGNWQFIATWKKPNTTTYLTGLYSFLENFIDKVGYTGRKAFYTNQWIRSTTGNWIELASATFTGDATAKNRQRLDYAGGVENGQFFLQNGGFFANPVPLNKSLSRLSTGLPPAVDLNSLPNIHP; encoded by the coding sequence ATGCAAACAGGTATCGTCACGTTTCTATATGCTTTCGCGGTGTCGGTAGCCTGCGCATCCAACGAACCGGATACAGCGGCAAAATCGTCGGCTTTGCCAAATCTGTCCGACACGACACTATCCATTCCACTTGCCGGAAATGGATTCATTACACATACTGTTTCGGGTGGATCTGAGGTAATAACAGCTCAGGGTCTGACCAATTGGCGTAATTCGGAAAGTAAGGCCAGCGTTTATTTCCGACTGGATAAAGCTGAAAAAATTGCCGTTTCCCTACGGGCGAAAGCGCCATCGGGAACGAGCACGATCAGGGTTTCGGTCAATGGCAAACCATTCTCGGTCAGTCTGACAGCGTCTGACTTCCAAACGATACCCGTCGGATCGATCGCGATTCCTGCTGCCGGATACGTCAAAGTCGATTTGCAGGGCGCCCATAAATCCGGCGATTCATTTGGTGAGATTTCTGACCTGATCATCACCGGACCTGCGGCCAATTCCACGATCGTTTTCGCTAATGATCCGGCAAATTATTATTGGTCACGACGAGGGCCTTCCGTTCATCTCAAATATGCCCCTCCGGCTGCTACTGATGTGGAGTGGTTTTATAACGAAATAACGGTTCCAACTGGCGAAGACAACATAGGCTCGTATTACATGGCCAATGGTTTTTCGGGTGGCTACTTTGGTATTCAGGTAAATAGCGCAACGGAACGACGCGTCCTTTTTTCGATTTGGGACCCTTCAGCAGGCAAGACTACACTCGTCCGGAAAGGGCCCAACGTCACCGACAATGGATTCGACGGTGAAGGAACTGGCGGGCAGAGCTATCTGAAATACAACTGGAAAGCCGGAACTACCTACAGGTTTTTGACTCATGGCGTACCGGATGGGTCAGGAAACACCCTGTTCTCATCCTGGTTCTTCGCTCCGGAAGTCGGGAACTGGCAGTTTATTGCGACCTGGAAAAAGCCCAATACAACCACCTACCTAACCGGCCTTTACTCCTTTCTGGAAAACTTCATCGATAAGGTTGGGTATACCGGGCGCAAAGCTTTTTATACGAATCAATGGATCAGGAGTACGACTGGCAACTGGATCGAACTGGCATCGGCTACGTTTACGGGGGATGCAACGGCCAAAAACAGGCAGCGACTGGACTACGCGGGTGGGGTCGAAAACGGCCAATTCTTCCTGCAGAATGGAGGTTTCTTCGCCAATCCTGTTCCATTGAACAAATCCCTCAGCCGTCTATCAACGGGTCTGCCCCCTGCGGTCGATTTAAACTCACTGCCCAACATACATCCCTAA
- a CDS encoding RagB/SusD family nutrient uptake outer membrane protein, whose product MTPIFSRFILLGSVLLASACSIDKTAYNGLSEEVILQNAQGLRAATDGNYTFLKDSDYTRNLFIMNEYPGDNLTLSGTTTDPLFLTYTYRHTSDQGNSLQIYRKGYQVIVGCNKVIGAIKEGTSKELDQLLGENLFLRAMVHFDLVRLFGRPYNQSPETNPGIIIKTDTKADDDASRATVKDVYTFVINDLTKAAKLMTSVRTNSYASAAAAYALLSRVSLYMNDHANAISYANLVIADGRFTLSTPTQVPDFYSVENEQNREIILAIKHTLKDDRGFSAIGSMYYTSPGGVGWGEVYASQAYQDLVNKYPNDQRRVFLVRKLTAQGQQEKRNGIDKVYITKFSNQGGIPTLSSPVLLRLSEMYLNRAEAYAKTGELAKAIEDVNLIRKRAGLSGTDLYSATDLKGLPTVLDVVLQERRLELAFEGHRPYDLYRNNLSLTRNYPGYHNTQTGQQTVAPDDKQLVHLIPEAEITLNRNLKQNPL is encoded by the coding sequence ATGACACCTATTTTTTCACGTTTTATACTGCTGGGAAGTGTGCTGTTGGCCTCCGCCTGTAGTATCGACAAAACAGCCTACAACGGTCTTTCCGAAGAAGTTATTCTGCAAAACGCTCAGGGGCTACGGGCCGCTACAGACGGCAATTACACCTTTCTGAAAGATTCCGACTACACTCGTAACCTGTTCATTATGAACGAGTATCCGGGCGACAACCTGACACTAAGCGGCACCACGACCGACCCACTCTTTTTGACCTATACATACCGCCATACGTCAGATCAGGGCAATTCACTCCAGATTTACAGGAAAGGATATCAGGTTATTGTGGGTTGCAACAAAGTAATTGGTGCCATTAAAGAAGGCACGTCGAAAGAGCTTGATCAGCTTTTAGGCGAGAACCTGTTCCTGCGGGCTATGGTCCATTTCGATCTGGTTCGGCTGTTTGGTCGCCCTTATAACCAGAGCCCGGAAACAAATCCTGGCATTATTATCAAAACCGATACCAAAGCCGACGACGATGCCAGTCGGGCAACGGTGAAAGATGTGTACACCTTTGTCATCAATGATCTGACCAAAGCGGCCAAACTTATGACGAGTGTGCGAACGAACAGTTACGCCAGTGCAGCTGCGGCCTACGCTTTACTGTCGCGGGTATCGCTGTACATGAATGATCATGCAAATGCTATCAGCTACGCAAACTTGGTGATTGCTGATGGTCGGTTTACGCTATCAACCCCAACGCAGGTACCGGATTTCTATTCAGTTGAGAATGAGCAGAACCGGGAAATTATCCTGGCGATCAAGCATACCCTGAAAGATGACCGGGGCTTTAGCGCGATTGGCTCCATGTATTATACGTCGCCGGGTGGTGTAGGCTGGGGTGAAGTATATGCGTCTCAGGCCTACCAGGATCTGGTCAATAAGTATCCGAATGATCAACGCCGGGTTTTTCTGGTTCGTAAGCTGACGGCACAGGGACAGCAGGAAAAACGGAACGGAATCGATAAAGTGTACATTACCAAATTTTCGAATCAGGGTGGCATTCCTACGCTGAGTTCGCCTGTCCTGCTTCGCCTGTCGGAAATGTACCTGAATCGTGCCGAAGCCTATGCCAAAACGGGTGAACTGGCAAAAGCCATCGAAGACGTAAACCTTATTCGCAAACGGGCCGGATTGAGTGGAACCGACCTCTACTCGGCTACGGATCTGAAAGGACTTCCGACCGTACTGGACGTGGTGTTGCAGGAGCGACGGCTGGAACTGGCGTTTGAAGGCCACCGCCCCTACGATTTGTACCGCAACAACCTGAGTCTGACTCGAAACTACCCCGGCTACCACAATACCCAGACCGGCCAGCAAACCGTTGCTCCCGACGACAAACAACTTGTCCATCTGATTCCGGAAGCAGAGATTACCCTGAACCGCAATCTGAAGCAAAATCCATTATAA